Part of the Bacteroidota bacterium genome is shown below.
AACCAAAAGAAGGGCAAAGGGCATGATGCCGAGAGGTTTATTATGAACGGCCCTGTAAATCAAAAAGATTCAGCTAAAGTAGGATTTTGATGAAGCCTTTGTAAGTCTGTTGAAAGTTAAAAGAGTATGTATTATTATACACACCCTTGCTTCAAGAACGCCCCCAACATGCCCTTTAGTCCGATTCGATCTCGCTTTGCTGTGCTGCTCTTGTGGGCTGCACTGGCTTTGGTAACGAATCCGGTGTTACATGCTTTCAGCCACGATCATCACGACGATCTGGCGGATATTACTGAGCGTGTTGTTGATGCACATTGGGCAGAACAAGAGCTTTGCCCGTATTGCGATGCTGTATCGCAGGTTGTTGCGCCACCCCTAACGGAGGCGTCTATTGTACCTGTGGCCTTTCCGGAACGCATTGAGCCGGTTGCTTCCCTATATCTTGATCTACGCCTCCGGGTATCTGCCCGCCTTAGAGCACCTCCTTTTCTGGTCTGATTTACCTTCGTTTCTTACCGGTAAATCTTCCAAGGCTGCATGGATTACTCCATCTTTCCGATGCATGCAGGCTTTGACGTCCTCCCGATAATCGATGTAATCGAAAGCAGTTTGCGGCTCGATTGCACCGCGGACACAGACCACTTTTTCAGATTCCAGGACTTCCGCATACCCACAAAAGTTCGGGAAGCATTTACCACCAAATCCTGGCACCGCTGCGCGAAAAGCACAGAATCTGAAATCCACCTGAACCCGCCACCTGGTGTTCTCCAACTGACATTATCCTCTTGCGAAGAGGATGTACAACACGAAGTAATTGGTATGAACTTTAAGCTACTTTTTCTCTTAGCGACACTATTTGTCACAAACCACGCGTTTGCCCAAATTCAACTGACCGGTACAGTTCTCGACCCAAACGGTGCATTTTTACAGGGTGCAACGGTTACGCTCGAAAATGAAACCGGCCGGCTTGGTACCACCACCGATGCCGACGGCGACTTTACCATTGCCCTGGGTACGCAAGGGATGTATGATTTGGAAATTCGATTTGTTGGCTTTGCAACCTACCGAAGTGTAGTCCAGATTGAAGGAAATACGGCCCTGGGCACCATCCAACTTGAAGAGGATAACCTGCTGCTGCAATCGGTTGAGATTGTAGGCCGTGCACGCACAGATTATAACAGCGATTACTCTTTCTCAGCCTCAAAAGTGGCGATTAGCAACCGTGAATTGCCGCAAGCCGTCTCTGCAGTCACCAAAGAATTTATCAGTGACCGCCAGGCGTTTCAGTTGGCTGACGCAGTGAAGGCTGTCAGTAGTGTGACGTCAACCGGCGACTACAACCACTTCAACATTCGGGGCATTACCCAGTCGGAAGATGGACAATCCATTAACGGGATGAGAACCCGGCAGTATTACTTCCTGCAACCCATCACGTCGCATATTGAGCGGGTAGAGGTTATCAAAGGCCCTTCCTCAGTCACCTTCTCTAGCGCAGACCCAGGTGGTACCGTAAACATGGTGACCAAAAAGCCTTTGGATGAAGCAAGAAGCGAGGTGTCTTTAACTTCTGGTGGTTTCTCTACCATCAGGGGTGCAGCAGATTTCACTGGTCCGCTGAACAGAGATAAAACACTGCTTTATCGCTTCAACGCAGCGTTCCAGGAAGCTCAATCGTTTCGTGATCTTGTGCAGAACAACGCGTTTCTCATCACCCCATCAATTAGCTACATACCCAATAATACCACGGCGTTGAACGCAGAAATGATCTACAGCAGTGGGGTCGGGAATTTAGACCGCGGACAGCCAATTTTTGGCCGGATCAACGGTGAGTTTGACCTGAACAGTACGGCCCGGTCTACCAATGTGGGTGCTTCAAATGATTTTTATAAGTCCCGTGAGCTCCTGTTGATGGCGAGCTTTGCCAAGTCACTTGCCAAAAATGTTCAGTTCAACGCTTCGTACATGAAGCAGACCTGGAATGAAGATTTGGCAGAACACCGGACGGAGAACAGGGCTGCAGTAGACATTGAAGGAAACCCCATTCCAACGTTGGCTGCCATGCGCTACGTTGAGCGCCAACAGTTTTGGGATACGGGCAATATCAATGTGTTCCTGAATATCGATCTGGAGAGCGATGCGGTCACAAACAAAGTGTTGATTGGATACGATGGAAGCAGATGGGAGCGTACAATCGGTGGGGGACAAAACACAGCCCGTCGTTATCTGCGCACTGATGGGTCAATAGGTAATTTTGATCCGGCAAATCCTGATGCATTCGAGACGATGACGGTTAACGGCGTATTGATGCCGCGGCCGAATGTACCGCATTTTGACCTTGCCAATCCATCCAATGGCATCAGGGTAACAAAAGACTATGTGTTTGGTGAATTTGCCATTCCGGCTAACCTGACCCGAACTGACGGCATTTACGTTCAAAACCAGTTCAAGATAGGTAAGCTCTCCACGCTGTTAAATCTCAGGTACGAGTGGTTTACCGATATTTTCGATTTTGATGGCGATGAGCAAGAATTCAACGATGAAGCCTTTATCCCGCGTATTGGGCTGACGTATGCATTGACTGAAAATTTGAGCGCTTATGGCACGTACCTGGAAGGCTTCCAGCCGCAGACAAACACGGTGACGCTTTCCCCTGCAACAGAAGGGCACTTCTGGGCTGCCTCTCCGGGCAACTTCGATCCGCTGGAAAGTGACCTGACAGAGCTTGGGTTAAAAGGTTCGTTCTTTAATGGCCGGCTGAATGGTAATCTTGCTTTGTACGCCATTACACAGCGCAATGTGTTGTCTGGAGATCCCTATGACCTGGAAAACCTGATCGAGACAGGTGAACAGCAAAGCCGCGGCTTTGAGATTGACGTTTCGGGGTATGTCCAACCAAAC
Proteins encoded:
- a CDS encoding TonB-dependent receptor; its protein translation is MDYSIFPMHAGFDVLPIIDVIESSLRLDCTADTDHFFRFQDFRIPTKVREAFTTKSWHRCAKSTESEIHLNPPPGVLQLTLSSCEEDVQHEVIGMNFKLLFLLATLFVTNHAFAQIQLTGTVLDPNGAFLQGATVTLENETGRLGTTTDADGDFTIALGTQGMYDLEIRFVGFATYRSVVQIEGNTALGTIQLEEDNLLLQSVEIVGRARTDYNSDYSFSASKVAISNRELPQAVSAVTKEFISDRQAFQLADAVKAVSSVTSTGDYNHFNIRGITQSEDGQSINGMRTRQYYFLQPITSHIERVEVIKGPSSVTFSSADPGGTVNMVTKKPLDEARSEVSLTSGGFSTIRGAADFTGPLNRDKTLLYRFNAAFQEAQSFRDLVQNNAFLITPSISYIPNNTTALNAEMIYSSGVGNLDRGQPIFGRINGEFDLNSTARSTNVGASNDFYKSRELLLMASFAKSLAKNVQFNASYMKQTWNEDLAEHRTENRAAVDIEGNPIPTLAAMRYVERQQFWDTGNINVFLNIDLESDAVTNKVLIGYDGSRWERTIGGGQNTARRYLRTDGSIGNFDPANPDAFETMTVNGVLMPRPNVPHFDLANPSNGIRVTKDYVFGEFAIPANLTRTDGIYVQNQFKIGKLSTLLNLRYEWFTDIFDFDGDEQEFNDEAFIPRIGLTYALTENLSAYGTYLEGFQPQTNTVTLSPATEGHFWAASPGNFDPLESDLTELGLKGSFFNGRLNGNLALYAITQRNVLSGDPYDLENLIETGEQQSRGFEIDVSGYVQPN